The following coding sequences are from one Verrucomicrobiia bacterium window:
- a CDS encoding sigma-70 family RNA polymerase sigma factor — MTSTHDKAETVLGAAREFATTRWSVVMAAGSASPRSGEALAQLCQAYWYPLYAYVRRQGHNAHDAQDLTQEFFARLLEKNYLSAVNRDKGRFRSFLLASLKHFLANEWDKARAQKRGGGKEIIHLDAHDAETRYSLEPRDVISADKIYERRWAMLLLDRVLLRLQEEQIAAGKGKQFESLKVCLLGDRASVPYTELATQMGMTESNVKVTVHRLRQRYRELLRAEIAETVDSPAEVEEELRHLFTALS, encoded by the coding sequence ATGACCAGCACGCATGACAAAGCCGAGACGGTACTCGGAGCCGCCCGTGAGTTCGCCACTACGCGCTGGAGCGTCGTCATGGCCGCAGGTTCGGCATCGCCGCGTTCAGGCGAGGCACTCGCGCAATTGTGTCAGGCCTATTGGTATCCGCTCTACGCGTACGTGCGGCGGCAAGGCCACAACGCCCATGATGCCCAAGACCTCACCCAAGAGTTCTTCGCCCGTTTGCTGGAGAAAAATTATCTCTCGGCGGTGAACCGGGACAAAGGCCGCTTTCGCTCCTTCCTGCTCGCCTCACTGAAACACTTTCTCGCGAACGAATGGGATAAGGCTCGCGCCCAAAAGCGTGGTGGCGGCAAAGAGATCATCCATCTGGATGCGCATGATGCCGAGACCCGCTACAGCCTCGAACCCCGCGATGTCATCTCCGCAGACAAGATCTATGAACGCCGGTGGGCGATGCTCTTGCTTGATCGTGTCCTGCTTCGCTTGCAGGAAGAGCAGATCGCTGCCGGAAAAGGAAAGCAGTTCGAGTCCTTGAAAGTCTGCCTGCTCGGCGATCGCGCTTCCGTGCCTTACACCGAGCTTGCCACGCAAATGGGCATGACCGAAAGCAACGTGAAGGTGACCGTCCATCGCCTGCGCCAGCGCTATCGCGAATTGCTGCGCGCGGAGATCGCTGAAACCGTCGATTCCCCCGCGGAAGTGGAAGAAGAATTACGACATCTGTTCACGGCACTAAGTTGA